The Deltaproteobacteria bacterium genome has a window encoding:
- a CDS encoding uracil phosphoribosyltransferase, with protein sequence MTQSSAADGNVFVIKHPLVQHKLTIMRKKETSTSKFRRLAGEIAMLLAYEVTRDMPMTLADIETPIMKMKAPILKGQEIVLVSILRAGNGILDGMLKLIPSAHIGHIGLYREPKTQVAVEYYFKMPPNMPERDVIIVDPMLATGHSAVAAIDRVKEQKPKSIKYVCLLAAPEGVAFVQEHHPDVPIYTAAIDQGLNDKAYIVPGLGDAGDRMFGTL encoded by the coding sequence ATGACGCAATCATCTGCTGCGGACGGTAATGTCTTTGTCATTAAGCACCCCCTTGTGCAGCACAAGTTGACTATTATGCGCAAAAAGGAAACCAGCACCAGTAAGTTTAGACGACTAGCCGGTGAGATTGCCATGCTACTCGCCTACGAGGTTACTCGCGACATGCCGATGACCTTAGCGGATATAGAAACACCGATTATGAAGATGAAGGCGCCGATTCTTAAAGGGCAAGAGATAGTGCTAGTGTCGATACTCAGAGCCGGTAACGGTATTCTCGACGGCATGCTGAAGCTGATCCCGTCGGCACATATAGGTCACATTGGGTTGTATCGAGAGCCAAAGACTCAGGTGGCTGTAGAATATTATTTTAAGATGCCGCCCAATATGCCCGAGCGCGACGTGATCATCGTTGACCCGATGCTTGCCACTGGTCACTCAGCGGTTGCTGCTATAGATAGAGTTAAAGAGCAAAAGCCTAAATCAATCAAATATGTGTGTTTACTTGCGGCTCCAGAGGGCGTCGCCTTCGTACAAGAGCATCACCCCGATGTTCCGATCTACACGGCTGCCATAGATCAGGGTTTAAACGACAAGGCATATATTGTCCCCGGCCTAGGTGATGCTGGGGACCGTATGTTTGGCACGCTTTGA
- a CDS encoding DUF1688 family protein, whose amino-acid sequence MSHTTELKNESKESVTYLRSPKGIREQCARITERVASGESPHFKLEQAKLDKAAELVIQEFRSNYPDLDVPYHSRWRHFGDERLKMLNEKLSAMDPDSAAKSRIELAIVSVLLDAGAGPTWRYKDPLTGKSVGRSEGLALASFDMFIDGGFASDPENPLMVDNPALRSITKRDLEKYFQVTPQNRLLGLDGRLHLLHKLEHSVSVNKKYFGDIEPRLGNAYDYLVGHAGNNKLPARKVLSVVLEGLGNIWPGRASLGGVMLGDVWHHAALPNTDHGHGLVPFHKLSQWLTYSLVEPLEDAGLEIGGLDELTGLAEYRNGGLLMDTGVIVAKDSELTSKTHKADSEVIIEWRALTISLLDELANVIRGKLGKSAIDLPLAKIMQGGTWSAGRKLAGSLRADAEPPIRLASDGTVF is encoded by the coding sequence ATGTCGCATACAACAGAATTAAAAAACGAGAGCAAAGAAAGCGTAACTTATCTCAGGTCCCCCAAAGGCATCCGCGAACAGTGTGCAAGAATCACTGAGCGCGTTGCGAGTGGGGAATCTCCACACTTCAAGCTTGAGCAGGCCAAGTTAGATAAGGCCGCCGAGCTTGTGATCCAGGAGTTTAGATCAAACTATCCAGATCTAGATGTCCCCTATCACAGTCGATGGCGGCACTTCGGTGACGAGCGACTGAAGATGTTAAACGAAAAGTTAAGCGCCATGGATCCGGATAGTGCGGCAAAAAGCCGGATTGAACTTGCGATTGTCAGTGTGCTCCTCGATGCTGGTGCTGGTCCAACATGGCGCTACAAAGACCCTTTGACCGGTAAATCTGTAGGCCGGTCAGAGGGCTTAGCACTGGCTAGCTTTGATATGTTCATAGACGGTGGATTTGCGAGTGATCCGGAGAATCCACTGATGGTGGACAATCCGGCGCTACGTAGTATTACAAAACGGGACTTGGAAAAATACTTTCAAGTCACTCCGCAGAATCGTCTACTTGGACTTGATGGGCGTTTACACTTGTTACATAAGCTCGAGCATTCGGTGTCTGTAAACAAAAAATACTTTGGAGACATCGAGCCACGCCTAGGCAACGCCTACGATTACCTTGTCGGCCATGCCGGTAACAATAAGCTACCTGCACGCAAAGTTTTATCCGTTGTACTTGAAGGACTCGGCAACATCTGGCCGGGACGTGCCTCGCTTGGTGGAGTGATGCTTGGTGATGTTTGGCATCATGCGGCCTTGCCGAACACGGATCACGGACACGGGTTGGTACCCTTCCACAAACTCTCTCAGTGGCTCACCTATTCATTGGTCGAGCCTCTTGAAGACGCAGGCCTTGAAATCGGTGGACTAGACGAGCTCACTGGCCTTGCCGAGTACCGTAACGGGGGCTTGTTGATGGATACCGGGGTCATCGTTGCCAAAGACAGCGAACTCACCAGCAAGACCCACAAAGCTGATTCTGAAGTTATTATTGAATGGCGCGCTCTGACAATCTCACTCCTCGATGAGTTAGCCAATGTGATAAGGGGAAAATTAGGCAAGTCTGCTATCGACTTACCGCTTGCGAAAATCATGCAAGGTGGTACATGGAGTGCCGGTCGTAAACTCGCCGGTAGTTTGCGAGCCGACGCTGAACCGCCAATCCGACTAGCAAGCGACGGCACAGTGTTCTAG
- a CDS encoding class I SAM-dependent rRNA methyltransferase: MTEPTPIPTVRLTQPFKIQHPWIFARAVAKPAERIPPGTVVEVLGVDGSFVGRGFYNGHSRIGVRLLTTDQGEQVDAAFFASRIERAIEWRRHLGLFQKTTGMRLIHSEGDGLSGLIVDLLGGILAIQFTSAGMFRQREQIKSILLSHFPEARVYWFAEKRIQKQESFDCWEIPAPDPVVIEEQGVRFHVAVGSKHKTGFFADQRENRLHLASLSAGKDILDVCCHTGGFGLYAKVIGHAKSVTGIDLDDAEALTTARANASLNGVDINFIAADASDYMKQAALRGDRYDVVVLDPAKQTRSADKIDGALNEYWRLNRLALPLVKPGGILLTCSCSGLISEDEFLGTIKQAARDERREAQIFRLSGAAPDHPFLAHVGEGRYLKAVWARIT; the protein is encoded by the coding sequence ATGACAGAGCCCACCCCCATACCAACAGTTAGACTGACGCAGCCGTTTAAGATTCAGCATCCCTGGATTTTTGCTCGAGCTGTTGCGAAACCTGCGGAGCGAATTCCCCCAGGCACTGTAGTTGAGGTTTTAGGGGTCGACGGTAGTTTTGTTGGTCGGGGTTTTTACAACGGCCACTCGCGCATTGGAGTGCGTTTACTAACTACTGACCAAGGCGAGCAGGTCGACGCTGCTTTTTTCGCCTCTCGTATTGAGAGAGCCATTGAATGGCGTCGTCATCTCGGGCTTTTTCAAAAAACCACCGGTATGCGCCTCATTCATTCAGAGGGCGACGGGCTTAGTGGACTCATAGTGGATTTGTTAGGCGGAATTCTGGCAATTCAATTCACGTCGGCGGGTATGTTTCGCCAACGGGAGCAGATCAAGTCGATTCTACTTAGCCACTTCCCAGAGGCCCGCGTTTACTGGTTTGCCGAGAAGCGCATCCAAAAGCAGGAGTCCTTCGATTGTTGGGAAATACCCGCTCCAGATCCGGTGGTCATTGAAGAGCAAGGTGTGCGTTTTCACGTGGCAGTCGGCTCTAAGCATAAGACCGGATTTTTCGCTGATCAGCGAGAGAATAGGCTACACCTGGCAAGTCTCAGCGCAGGCAAAGACATACTCGACGTTTGTTGCCACACAGGCGGATTTGGCCTTTATGCAAAAGTGATCGGCCATGCCAAAAGCGTGACTGGCATCGACTTAGACGATGCTGAGGCGCTCACTACAGCACGCGCTAATGCAAGCCTAAATGGTGTCGACATCAACTTTATTGCCGCCGATGCCAGCGACTACATGAAGCAGGCAGCTCTGCGTGGCGACCGTTACGACGTTGTCGTCTTGGATCCAGCAAAACAAACTCGCTCCGCTGACAAGATTGACGGTGCCTTGAATGAATATTGGCGCCTTAATCGCCTCGCACTGCCACTAGTCAAGCCTGGGGGCATACTGCTCACATGTTCTTGCAGTGGCTTGATAAGTGAAGACGAGTTCCTTGGAACCATTAAACAGGCAGCACGCGATGAGCGGCGTGAGGCACAGATATTTCGCTTGAGCGGCGCAGCGCCAGACCACCCTTTTCTTGCGCATGTCGGCGAGGGCAGATATTTAAAGGCGGTGTGGGCCCGTATAACCTAA
- a CDS encoding ATP-binding cassette domain-containing protein: MIVATDVEKAYNGNVVLGPVNLSFPSGKTTVLLGQSGSGKSTLLRLFMGLIWPSRGQIKIGDDPLSPDSINSIRRKIGYVTQDGGLFPHLTVRQNIMLAARYFKEETAAEARLPHLLEITKLAATLLARYPSELSGGQRQRVSLIRALVLDAPIILLDEPMGALDPMIRADLQADLKEAFTNLKKTVVIVTHDLAEAVYLGDHIVMMSDGKVIQQGTFADLVYHPAAAYVSDFIAAQRPVAWPEQANNQTIDLGS; this comes from the coding sequence ATGATTGTAGCTACCGATGTCGAGAAGGCCTACAACGGTAACGTTGTGCTAGGTCCGGTCAACCTCAGCTTTCCGAGTGGCAAGACGACCGTGCTTCTCGGCCAAAGCGGCAGCGGAAAGTCGACACTTCTGCGCCTCTTCATGGGACTTATATGGCCCAGCCGTGGACAAATTAAAATTGGTGACGACCCCCTTAGTCCCGACTCAATCAACTCTATCCGCCGCAAGATTGGCTACGTGACCCAGGACGGTGGGCTGTTCCCTCATTTAACGGTGCGGCAGAATATCATGCTGGCAGCACGCTACTTCAAAGAAGAGACAGCTGCCGAGGCTCGACTACCGCACCTACTGGAAATCACAAAATTGGCTGCAACCCTCCTAGCCCGTTACCCTTCCGAACTCTCGGGTGGTCAAAGACAGCGAGTCAGCCTAATCCGCGCTTTGGTGCTCGACGCCCCAATCATCCTGCTCGACGAGCCCATGGGAGCCCTGGATCCCATGATCCGTGCGGACTTACAGGCCGACTTAAAAGAGGCCTTCACCAACCTCAAAAAGACAGTAGTGATCGTCACTCACGACCTGGCTGAGGCAGTCTATCTTGGCGACCACATTGTGATGATGAGCGATGGCAAGGTCATCCAGCAGGGCACTTTTGCCGACCTAGTATATCACCCTGCCGCTGCCTATGTATCAGACTTTATTGCCGCTCAACGACCTGTCGCTTGGCCAGAGCAAGCGAACAACCAGACGATCGACCTTGGCTCTTAA
- a CDS encoding RluA family pseudouridine synthase, producing MLGTVCLARFEQSRVTALTLSITFENEHFVAVDKPPGWLSVPSRLGDADERHCVGRALEAQLKARLWPVHRLDQEVTGLLLFAKDAPAHKAANHWFEGRMVHKTYEAITAVGESIHLEATLRWDCVMMRGKKRAFISPHGKPSLTIATPKALITMEDGPALLWQLSPHTGRPHQLRFDLARHGYPIVGDKLYGSERPYWGGIALRCVRLDLSGCPRALDFGLPKTLATTSLPKLIGLEVES from the coding sequence ATGCTGGGGACCGTATGTTTGGCACGCTTTGAGCAAAGCCGCGTGACAGCCCTTACACTTAGTATAACGTTTGAAAATGAGCACTTCGTTGCAGTTGATAAGCCACCTGGGTGGCTCAGTGTGCCGTCGCGACTTGGTGATGCGGATGAGAGGCATTGCGTCGGACGAGCACTCGAAGCCCAGTTAAAGGCACGGCTTTGGCCAGTGCACAGGCTTGACCAAGAGGTGACTGGGCTGCTGCTTTTTGCCAAAGATGCTCCTGCTCACAAAGCTGCTAACCATTGGTTTGAGGGGCGGATGGTGCATAAGACCTACGAGGCCATCACTGCCGTCGGAGAATCTATCCATCTAGAGGCTACCCTCAGGTGGGACTGCGTGATGATGCGAGGCAAGAAACGAGCCTTCATCAGTCCTCACGGCAAGCCCTCACTGACCATCGCGACACCTAAGGCATTGATAACTATGGAAGATGGGCCGGCCCTGCTGTGGCAGCTTTCGCCGCATACAGGCCGACCTCATCAGCTAAGATTTGATTTGGCCCGGCATGGATACCCAATCGTTGGGGATAAACTGTACGGCTCCGAGCGACCATATTGGGGAGGTATTGCGCTCCGTTGCGTGCGACTAGACCTGTCAGGTTGCCCGCGAGCTCTGGATTTCGGCTTGCCCAAGACTTTGGCTACGACTAGTTTGCCGAAACTTATAGGCCTCGAGGTTGAGTCATGA